A window from Drosophila kikkawai strain 14028-0561.14 chromosome 2L, DkikHiC1v2, whole genome shotgun sequence encodes these proteins:
- the LOC121502394 gene encoding uncharacterized protein, whose protein sequence is MSGRNEKASESAGKKASAPTTEEQPSGSRLRKHDEEPSEINAKRPKTTDGNLANTAPLEQFTSPESNIQVANGYPSLKSILDLNEYCWIALFSYLSLRDQLKLAGSNRNISEIYKSYIRNRYRHIDEHVTANIDETDLAHLLELMGEKVISYESPLDPQSDGEQHLWLLSRRTRQLQHLKMTFRRRSGTDLLSLHQLTSLHARLHFLNTESYTKFVCNLVHLPCLRKLKLEAPNYNGDGLHMLENLEFLEVGTHPGFDAEKLAICCLKMKRLRHLNIGKYIDNLTVENFRVIVRNCRNLERLAFGEHLLGRSVPYEIICQLPRLKHLQLWHSDSIKANFIEGLVNKMGDPLESLVLIGYELRSEQVEHLCDISSLRELHVACDTVPLGGLLKLKNIEYLHIDMPDITNDQLMELLKGCPHLSVLSVRNCNLITLDFVRDATRFWKQNRSRPELVLSVYLHDSSVNWNLVWKFCNDRVIRFLQGSLRSSILINQELSNRN, encoded by the coding sequence ATGAGCGGAAGAAACGAGAAAGCTTCTGAAAGTGCCGGCAAAAAAGCTTCAGCTCCCACCACAGAAGAGCAGCCTAGTGGGAGCAGACTGAGAAAACACGATGAAGAGCCTTCTGAAATCAATGCAAAAAGGCCCAAAACAACAGATGGAAACTTAGCGAATACTGCACCGTTGGAGCAGTTTACCTCACCAGAAAGTAATATTCAAGTCGCAAATGGATATCCATCACTTAAATCTATATTGGACTTAAACGAGTATTGCTGGATCGCCTTATTTTCTTATCTCAGTTTGAGGGACCAACTAAAGCTGGCTGGTTCTAATCGCAATATTTCAGAAATCTACAAGTCCTATATACGCAATAGATACAGACATATTGATGAGCACGTTACAGCCAACATCGATGAAACCGATTTGGCCCATCTTCTGGAACTCATGGGTGAAAAAGTAATCAGTTATGAGTCACCATTGGATCCCCAAAGCGATGGAGAGCAGCATTTGTGGCTTCTGTCACGCCGCACCCGCCAGCTGCAGCACTTGAAGATGACCTTCCGACGCCGCAGTGGGACTGACCTCCTGAGTTTGCACCAGCTGACCTCTTTGCATGCCCGCCTGCATTTCCTTAATACGGAATCCTATACCAAATTTGTTTGCAACCTTGTTCACTTGCCATGCCTAAGGAAACTGAAGTTGGAGGCGCCCAATTACAATGGCGATGGTTTGCATATGCTAGAGAATCTCGAGTTTCTTGAGGTTGGCACTCATCCTGGATTCGATGCCGAAAAACTGGCCATTTGTTGCCTGAAGATGAAGAGGCTTCGGCACCTCAATATAGGCAAGTACATCGACAACCTCACAGTGGAAAACTTTAGGGTGATTGTACGGAATTGTCGCAATTTGGAGCGGTTGGCCTTCGGAGAACACCTCCTCGGACGCAGCGTACCCTACGAGATCATCTGCCAGCTGCCCAGGCTGAAGCACTTGCAGTTGTGGCATTCGGACTCCATCAAGGCAAATTTCATCGAGGGACTTGTGAACAAGATGGGCGACCCGCTGGAGAGTCTCGTTTTGATCGGATACGAACTGAGGAGCGAACAGGTGGAGCATCTGTGCGATATATCCTCGCTCAGAGAACTCCATGTAGCCTGCGATACTGTTCCCTTGGGTGGCCTTTTGAAGCTGAAGAACATTGAGTATCTTCATATTGACATGCCAGACATAACCAACGATCAACTGATGGAGCTGCTAAAGGGCTGTCCACACCTGAGTGTACTCAGTGTTCGAAACTGTAATTTAATTACCTTGGATTTTGTACGTGATGCAACTCGGTTCTGGAAGCAGAATCGCAGTCGACCCGAATTGGTCCTAAGCGTTTATCTGCATGATTCATCTGTAAACTGGAATTTAGTTTGGAAGTTTTGTAATGATAGGGTTATTCGCTTTCTACAGGGTTCTCTACGCTCTTCCATTTTAATAAACCAAGAACTTTCGAATAGAAATTAA